One Candidatus Binataceae bacterium DNA window includes the following coding sequences:
- the lptG gene encoding LPS export ABC transporter permease LptG — MSARPRLSPTLDRFLAGQFFGPFLVCLAAFTIAYLLGDVFDRFNDLIHYGGFGLLGLEYFALKVPLIVSQLLPVACLAGVLLGFALLNRTGEVLACQQLGISRLEMTTPVLVVAAVVVVFNFILNETVVPLSTRQARYLYEVELKKRQIKGVFANERIWVRDRSGFLSADHYDARHLKLRGVTLYQLGPDYALRDIEHAATATWNGQGWVPDHPTSFRVAESGQVTSAASTALFGQSLKPDDLGLLKLDPEEFSLWELDRYINNLRLKGLDPGGYIVDRDLKFAMPLACLIMVALGIALSLDPLPRNLSLGRSFGLAIAIGFGYWLAFGLTSSLGRSGIIPAMVAAWTPNLIFSMLAFAIFLFGEER, encoded by the coding sequence GTGAGTGCGCGTCCGCGCCTCTCGCCGACGCTCGATCGGTTTCTGGCCGGGCAGTTTTTCGGGCCGTTTCTGGTCTGCCTCGCCGCCTTTACCATCGCCTATCTGCTGGGTGACGTCTTCGATCGCTTCAACGATTTAATTCATTACGGCGGCTTTGGGCTGCTGGGGCTCGAGTACTTTGCGCTCAAGGTGCCGTTGATCGTCTCGCAGCTACTACCGGTCGCCTGTCTGGCCGGTGTTCTGCTCGGTTTTGCGCTGCTGAACCGCACCGGAGAGGTGTTGGCGTGTCAGCAACTTGGCATTAGCCGACTCGAAATGACCACGCCGGTGCTGGTGGTCGCGGCCGTCGTCGTCGTCTTCAATTTTATCCTGAACGAAACGGTAGTGCCGCTTTCGACGCGTCAGGCGCGCTATCTTTATGAGGTCGAGCTCAAGAAGCGGCAGATCAAAGGCGTCTTCGCCAATGAGCGCATCTGGGTGCGCGATCGCAGCGGCTTTCTTTCCGCCGATCACTACGACGCGCGCCATTTGAAACTGCGCGGCGTAACGCTCTATCAGCTCGGCCCGGATTATGCTCTGCGCGATATCGAGCACGCCGCAACGGCGACCTGGAACGGCCAGGGCTGGGTGCCGGACCATCCGACCAGCTTCCGCGTCGCGGAAAGCGGTCAAGTCACGAGCGCGGCGAGCACGGCGCTGTTCGGGCAATCGCTCAAGCCTGACGACCTTGGCCTGCTCAAGCTTGACCCCGAAGAGTTCAGTCTGTGGGAGCTGGATCGCTACATCAACAACCTGCGGCTCAAGGGTCTCGATCCTGGCGGCTACATTGTCGATCGCGATCTCAAGTTCGCGATGCCCTTGGCGTGCCTCATCATGGTCGCGCTCGGGATTGCTCTGAGCCTCGATCCACTGCCGCGCAATCTGAGCCTGGGGCGCAGTTTCGGACTTGCGATCGCGATCGGCTTCGGCTACTGGCTCGCGTTCGGGCTGACCTCGTCGCTGGGCCGCTCGGGGATTATCCCGGCGATGGTCGCGGCGTGGACGCCCAACCTGATCTTCTCGATGCTGGCGTTCGCGATCTTCCTCTTCGGCGAAGAACGCTGA